In Thermus neutrinimicus, the DNA window CCCTTGGCGGAAATTCCTCCGGAGCTTCCCCACAACATCTGCTATTCCTTCGTGGACAAGGAGGAGGCCATCTGGGTGGCGGCCAACTACTCCTGGGACGAGGCGGCCAAGCAGATCAAGTCCCAGGGCTCCGTGGACAACCAGCGCTCCGCCGCCAACGGCACCGCTGCCATCGGCTGGGCCACGGGCATTTGGAACGACATGTTCGGCCCGGCTTAAGGGTTTGGCCCCGCCCCCCAAAGGGGGCGGGGTTTTCCTTGCGGGAAAGCGATACGATGGGAGGGTATATGGACCGAAGGAAGTTCTTCCGGCTTTTGGGCGCAGGGGGCGTATTGGGGCTTCTTAAGGCCAAAGCCCAGACGCCTCCCTGGGATGAGGAGACCTTTGCCCCCATGAAGACCCTGGGGGCCCCCCTTTCCGAGTACGGCCAAAGGAGCCCCTTTGAGGAAGGGGTGGTGCGCTACATCTCCCCCAACCTGCGCACCCGCCACTCTGGGGCGGACTTTGCCCCCTTGGAGAAGCTGGAGGGGGTGATCACCCCCAACGGCCTCCACTTTGAGCGGCACCATGGCGGCGTGCCCCAGGTGGACCCGGCCAAGTACCGCCTGGTGATCCACGGGATGGTGGAAAGGCCTATGGTCTTCACCTTGGAGGACCTAAAGCGCTTCCCCTCCGTGACCCGCACCTACTTCATCGAGTGTGCTGGGAACGGGCAAAACGGCTACCGTAACCCCCCCGACCCCAACCTCACCGCCACCCGGAGCCGGGGCCTGGCCTCCAACGCCAGCTGGACCGGGGTTCCCTTGGCCTTGCTCCTCAAGGAGGCGGGGGTGAAGCCGGAGGCCAAGTGGCTGATCCCTGAGGGCATGGATGCCGCCGCCTACACCCGTTCCTTGCCCCTGGAAAAGGCCATGGAGGACGTGCTGGTGGCGTATGCCCAAAACGGGGAGGCCTTGCGTCCTGAGCAGGGCTACCCGGTGCGCCTGGTGGTGCCCGGATGGGAGGGAAGCATCCAGGTGAAGTGGTTAAGGCGCATCCTGGTCACCGACCTCCCCGCCATGGCCAAGGACGAGACCAGCGAGTACACCGACGTGATGGCCGACGGCAGGGTCTGGGCCTTCACCTGGATCATGGACCCGGAGTCCATCATCACCTACCCCTCCGGCTTGCAGCAGATCAAGCCGGGCTTCCACGAGATCCGCGGCCTGGCCTGGAGCGGGTATGGGCGCATCACCAAGGTGGAGATCTCCTTTGACGAGGGTAAGACCTGGCGGCAGGCCACCTTGGAACCCCCGGTGGAGCGCTACGCCTTCGTGCGCTTCAAGATGCCCTGGCACTGGGACGGTAAGGAGGTGGTGCTTTGGAGCCGGGCCTGGGACGAGAAGGGGAATACCCAGCCCACCCGGGAGGAGTTCTTCAAGAAGTGGGGCAAGAACAACCGCTACCACTACAACGCCATCCAGGCCTGGCGGATCCTGCCCGACGGCCGGGTGGTGAACGGGGATAGGCCCCTGGGCCAGCAGGCCTTTGGGCCCATGGGCGGATGCGGCGGGGAGGTGTTTGATGGTTAAGCGCACCCTGGTTCTCTTAGCCCTTCTGGGGCTGGCGGTGGGGGCCCGGTACAACCTGGGTAGCCCCATCTCCGAGGAGCTGGTGGTCCAGTACGACCTTAGGCCCGTGGTCCTCCCCGATGGCCGGGGACTTCCCCCGGGGGAAGGCAAGGTGGAGGAAGGGGAGCGCATCTACGCGGAGAAGTGCGCCTCCTGCCACGGGGCCCGGGGGGAGGGGTACCCCTTCAACCGGCTGGTGGCGGAGCCCTTCCCCATCACGCCAGATACCGAGCCCGCGGAGTTTGCCATTGGCAACTACTGGCAGTATGCCACTACCCTTTACGATTACATCCGCCGGGCCATGCCCTTTGGGGCCGCAGGTACGCTCACCAACGAAGAGGTCTATCACCTGGTGGCCTTCCTCCTCTACATGAACGGCATCATCGATGCCCACGAGCCCATCAACCAGAAGACCCTGCCCCAGGTGAAGATGCCGGCACGGGAGCTTCTGGAGCTAGATCCTGAGACCAAACGCCGCTTCCCCTGGCTCACCTTGCCCTAGGATGGAGGCATGAGCGTCTCCTTGGCGGCGGCCTTCTTTGCGGGGGTGCTCTCCTTTCTCTCCCCTTGCGTCTTGCCCCTGGTGCCCACCTACCTGGTCTACCTGGGGGGGGAGAGGGGGCGCCCCCTTTTCAACGCTCTCTTCTTCGTGCTGGGTTTTGGCCTGGTGTTCTTCCTCTTGGGCCTGCCTTTTACCCTTCTGGGTGGGCTCCTTTTTGAGCACCGACAGACCTTAGCCCGGGTGGGAGGGGTGGTCCTAATCCTCCTTGGGCTCTACATGCTGGGCCTGAGGCCCCGGTGGGGGGTGAGCCTGCGCTACGAGGGGGAGACGGCACGTCCCTTGGGGGCTTTTCTCCTGGGGGCTACCTTGGCTCTGGGCTGGACCCCTTGCATCGGGCCCATCCTGGGAGCCATCCTCACCCTCACGGCGGTGGGGGGTGGGGTGGGGTTTCTTTTGGCCTATATCCTGGGCCTGGCGGTGCCCTTTTTGCTGGTGGCCCTTTTTGCCGAGCGGCTTAAGGGTTGGCTGAGGCGGGCCGGGCGGCTATCCCACTACGTGGAGTTGCTGGCAGGGGTGGTGCTCCTCCTGGTGGGGGTTTTGCTTCTCACCGGGACCTACAGCGCCTTGAACTCCTTCTTCCTCCGGATTACCCCGGAGTGGTTGCAGAAGTACCTGTAGCGGGAGGGGCACTGGGGGGCTTTCCCCCTGGGGTAGGTTTGCCCCTCGAGGCCACCCCTAAACTGGTATAGGCATGCTGCTTCGCTTGCAGGGGATCTCCAAGCGCTTTGGCCGGGACTGGGTGGTCCGGGACCTTTCCTTCACCTTGGAGCGAGGGGAGGTGGTGGCCCTCTTGGGGCCCAACGGCTCGGGGAAGACCACTCTTTTGCGCCTCATGGCCGGGCTTCTCAAGCCCACCCGGGGGCAGGTGGAGCGGGCGGGCAAGGCCCTGTTCCTGCCCAACCCCCCGGCCTTTCATCGCCACCTTACCGCCCGGGAGCACCTCCTTTACGACCTGGCCTTCCACCACCAAGGCCAAGAACCTGAAGAAGCCCTGGACCGCTTTGGCCTGCCCGGGGACCTTCCCCTTTACGCCTTTTCCAGCGGCATGAAGAAGAGGCTCGCCTTGGCCCGGCTTACCCTTTTGTTCCCCGACATCTGGCTGCTGGACGAACCCGAGACCGCCTTGGACAAAGGGGGAAGGGAGCTCCTTCTCGCCACCTTGGCCGAGGCCCGGAAGGGGGCGGGGGTGGTGCTGGCCACCCACGACCGTACCCTGGCCGAGCAGGTGGCGGACCGCACCCTGGAGCTGGGGGGAGCATGAAGCTTCCCGTGGAAGGGTGGCCCCAGGCGGCCGGGCAGGGTAGGGTGGGGGTGGTGCGCCGGGTGGTTTTGCTGGCCTTAAGGGACCTGCGCCTCGAGGTGCGGGACCGGGCGGGGCTTCTCTCCATCCTGGCCTTTTTTGCGGTGATGCTCTTCATCATGGCCCTGGCCCTGGGGCCGGAGGAGGACCCCTTGCGCCGGGCCGCCCCGGGGGTCCTTTGGGTGGCCTTGGCCTTTGGGAGCACGCTCCTGTCCACCCGGGCCTTTGCCCTCGAGGTGGAGGAGGGCACCTTGGACGACCTCCTCCTGACCCCGGGGGGCAAGGAGTGGATCTACTTCGGCAAGCTTCTTTTCCAGATGCTCCTCCTCCTCCCCCTGGCCGCCCTGGCCCTCTTGATGGCGGCGGGCCTCTTTTACCTGCCCTTGGAGCGCATCCTTCCCCTCTTCCTGACCCTGGCCCTGGGGGTCTTGGGCTACGCCAGCGTGGCCACCTTTTACGCCGGCCTCCTGGCCCGGCTTAGGGGGCGGGAGGTGCTTTTGCCCCTTCTCCTTTTCTCCTTGGTGGTGCCCGTGGTCCTGGCCTCGGTGCGGGCCACCACCGGCTTGGCGGAGGGGTTGCCTTTGGCGGAGATCTCCGCCTGGTGGCAACTCCTTTTGGTGTTTGATGTGGTCTACCTCACCGCCAGCGCCCTCCTTTTCCCGGTGGTGATGGAAGGTTAGAGCTTGGGGTATGGGGGCCACAGATTTTTAACCCTTCCCTTGGCTATGCTAGGGGTCATGGAGGTCCAAGCATGCTGAAGTTGGCGCAACCCGACCGTCCGGACATCCTCACCCGGGTTTTCCTGGGGCTAGGGCTGTTGCTCCTCCCCGTGGG includes these proteins:
- the soxC gene encoding sulfite dehydrogenase, whose protein sequence is MDRRKFFRLLGAGGVLGLLKAKAQTPPWDEETFAPMKTLGAPLSEYGQRSPFEEGVVRYISPNLRTRHSGADFAPLEKLEGVITPNGLHFERHHGGVPQVDPAKYRLVIHGMVERPMVFTLEDLKRFPSVTRTYFIECAGNGQNGYRNPPDPNLTATRSRGLASNASWTGVPLALLLKEAGVKPEAKWLIPEGMDAAAYTRSLPLEKAMEDVLVAYAQNGEALRPEQGYPVRLVVPGWEGSIQVKWLRRILVTDLPAMAKDETSEYTDVMADGRVWAFTWIMDPESIITYPSGLQQIKPGFHEIRGLAWSGYGRITKVEISFDEGKTWRQATLEPPVERYAFVRFKMPWHWDGKEVVLWSRAWDEKGNTQPTREEFFKKWGKNNRYHYNAIQAWRILPDGRVVNGDRPLGQQAFGPMGGCGGEVFDG
- a CDS encoding c-type cytochrome, whose amino-acid sequence is MVKRTLVLLALLGLAVGARYNLGSPISEELVVQYDLRPVVLPDGRGLPPGEGKVEEGERIYAEKCASCHGARGEGYPFNRLVAEPFPITPDTEPAEFAIGNYWQYATTLYDYIRRAMPFGAAGTLTNEEVYHLVAFLLYMNGIIDAHEPINQKTLPQVKMPARELLELDPETKRRFPWLTLP
- the ccdA gene encoding cytochrome c biogenesis CcdA family protein, with amino-acid sequence MSVSLAAAFFAGVLSFLSPCVLPLVPTYLVYLGGERGRPLFNALFFVLGFGLVFFLLGLPFTLLGGLLFEHRQTLARVGGVVLILLGLYMLGLRPRWGVSLRYEGETARPLGAFLLGATLALGWTPCIGPILGAILTLTAVGGGVGFLLAYILGLAVPFLLVALFAERLKGWLRRAGRLSHYVELLAGVVLLLVGVLLLTGTYSALNSFFLRITPEWLQKYL
- a CDS encoding ABC transporter ATP-binding protein, which translates into the protein MLLRLQGISKRFGRDWVVRDLSFTLERGEVVALLGPNGSGKTTLLRLMAGLLKPTRGQVERAGKALFLPNPPAFHRHLTAREHLLYDLAFHHQGQEPEEALDRFGLPGDLPLYAFSSGMKKRLALARLTLLFPDIWLLDEPETALDKGGRELLLATLAEARKGAGVVLATHDRTLAEQVADRTLELGGA
- a CDS encoding heme exporter protein CcmB translates to MKLPVEGWPQAAGQGRVGVVRRVVLLALRDLRLEVRDRAGLLSILAFFAVMLFIMALALGPEEDPLRRAAPGVLWVALAFGSTLLSTRAFALEVEEGTLDDLLLTPGGKEWIYFGKLLFQMLLLLPLAALALLMAAGLFYLPLERILPLFLTLALGVLGYASVATFYAGLLARLRGREVLLPLLLFSLVVPVVLASVRATTGLAEGLPLAEISAWWQLLLVFDVVYLTASALLFPVVMEG